A section of the Nitrospirota bacterium genome encodes:
- the rplS gene encoding 50S ribosomal protein L19, with product MNIIQSLEKAQVKEGIPSFRVGDTIRVHAKVVEGDKERIQVYEGVVIGRQGAGAREVIRVRKLSYGVGVERLFPLHSPMIDKIELAKQGKVRRAKLYFLRELRGKAARIKEKERALASAAGATTETAAESK from the coding sequence ATGAACATCATTCAGTCGTTGGAAAAGGCACAGGTCAAGGAAGGCATCCCGAGCTTCCGCGTGGGTGACACCATCCGCGTGCACGCAAAGGTCGTCGAAGGCGATAAGGAAAGGATCCAGGTGTACGAGGGCGTGGTGATCGGCCGCCAGGGCGCCGGGGCGCGCGAAGTGATCCGCGTCAGGAAGCTTTCCTATGGCGTGGGCGTCGAGAGACTCTTCCCCCTGCACTCGCCCATGATTGACAAGATCGAGCTTGCGAAACAGGGCAAGGTCCGGAGAGCGAAGCTCTACTTCCTGCGCGAACTGCGCGGCAAGGCCGCGAGGATCAAGGAGAAGGAGCGGGCGCTGGCCTCGGCTGCGGGTGCGACGACGGAAACGGCAGCAGAGTCGAAATAA
- a CDS encoding ribonuclease HII — translation MPKNRRGKEGPRHHASDDLFGDDLACDPLSFERSAQASGFSLIAGLDEAGRGPLAGPVVAAAVILPPGLSIPGLTDSKQVPEAERERLFDVIRQQAVSYGVGTADEATIDEVNILQATIIAMERALAAMAPRPDYLLLDAITLPRVALPQKPLIKGDSRSSSIAAASILAKVTRDRLMFGLHQKYPQYNFQKHKGYGTREHLALLREHGPCAAHRKSFSPVAEMLRGCVR, via the coding sequence ATGCCCAAAAACCGGCGCGGCAAGGAAGGACCCCGTCACCATGCTTCCGATGACCTCTTCGGAGACGACCTGGCATGCGACCCGTTGTCCTTTGAACGAAGCGCTCAGGCGTCCGGGTTTTCGCTTATCGCGGGTCTCGATGAGGCGGGCAGGGGCCCGCTGGCAGGCCCCGTCGTCGCGGCAGCGGTCATTCTTCCCCCCGGCCTTTCGATCCCCGGCCTGACCGATTCGAAGCAGGTGCCTGAGGCGGAGCGGGAACGGCTGTTCGACGTGATCCGTCAGCAGGCTGTCAGCTACGGCGTCGGGACCGCGGACGAAGCGACGATCGACGAAGTGAACATTCTCCAGGCCACGATCATCGCGATGGAACGGGCGCTCGCGGCAATGGCCCCCCGGCCGGACTACCTGCTGCTCGACGCGATCACGCTGCCCCGCGTGGCGCTTCCCCAGAAACCGCTCATCAAGGGCGACAGCCGCAGCTCCAGCATTGCCGCCGCCTCGATCCTGGCAAAGGTGACTCGGGACCGGCTGATGTTCGGACTGCATCAGAAATATCCCCAGTACAACTTCCAGAAGCACAAGGGCTATGGCACCAGAGAGCATCTCGCGCTCCTGCGGGAGCACGGGCCCTGCGCGGCGCACCGGAAAAGTTTCTCTCCCGTCGCGGAGATGCTGCGGGGCTGCGTCCGGTGA
- a CDS encoding YraN family protein: MSLLKKLLGSEGEDRAAKFLARQGYRILERNYRTPSGEIDLIALDKDTLVFVEVKTRTTHAFGAPELAVNDRKQGRMTRAALGYLKYKKLHQMPCRFDVVAISKDRDQELKLIRNAFEMDRTNL; encoded by the coding sequence GTGAGCCTGCTCAAGAAGTTACTGGGCAGTGAAGGCGAAGACAGGGCTGCGAAGTTCCTCGCCAGACAGGGCTACCGGATCCTGGAGCGGAATTACCGCACGCCAAGCGGCGAGATCGACCTGATCGCGCTGGACAAGGACACGCTGGTGTTCGTCGAGGTGAAGACCAGGACCACCCATGCTTTCGGCGCTCCTGAACTCGCGGTCAATGACCGGAAGCAGGGCAGGATGACAAGGGCCGCGCTGGGATACCTTAAATACAAGAAGCTTCACCAGATGCCCTGCCGGTTCGATGTGGTCGCCATTTCAAAAGACAGGGACCAGGAGCTGAAACTGATCCGGAACGCCTTCGAGATGGACCGGACGAATCTTTAA
- a CDS encoding cyclic nucleotide-binding domain-containing protein yields MIDLLRKIHLFETLTGQELRQIEKICVRESHAKDTMMFFEGDPGNRCYVIIRGEVRISKFIPNIGEEALAVLKAGDYFGEMALIDNFPRSAHAIANTEIEVLAVNKSDLDKILIMDRDLGYKLLWSFTRTLSKRLRETNDKLAGFLAMSGGF; encoded by the coding sequence ATGATCGATCTACTCAGGAAAATCCATCTCTTTGAGACCCTGACCGGGCAGGAACTGCGGCAGATCGAGAAGATCTGCGTCCGCGAGAGCCATGCGAAGGACACGATGATGTTCTTCGAAGGCGATCCGGGGAATCGCTGCTACGTCATCATCCGGGGCGAAGTGCGCATCAGTAAATTCATCCCGAACATCGGCGAGGAAGCCCTGGCGGTGCTCAAGGCCGGCGACTATTTCGGCGAGATGGCCCTGATCGACAATTTCCCGCGGTCGGCCCATGCCATTGCGAACACGGAAATCGAGGTCCTTGCCGTAAACAAGTCCGATTTGGATAAGATACTGATCATGGACCGGGATCTGGGCTACAAGTTGCTCTGGTCGTTCACCCGGACACTGTCGAAGCGGCTCAGGGAGACGAATGACAAGCTGGCGGGCTTTCTCGCCATGTCCGGAGGGTTCTGA
- the rimO gene encoding 30S ribosomal protein S12 methylthiotransferase RimO, with the protein MVSLGCPKNQVDAEQMLGVLADSGFEITPEQNEADIIVVNTCGFIGSAKEESIEAILEAAKMKKEGRCSKVIVAGCLAQRYRDELLKELPEADAIIGTAEIGRIGEICRTTLGGSGRVLEVSSPAMVYGLPRLSTTPRHYRYLKIAEGCSNRCSYCAIPIIRGNFTSRPFVSILDEAKMLADDGAKELVLLAQDSTAYRDGEAGLALLLESLTRVPGVEWVRLMYAYPGRISRELMAVMAGNEKICKYLDMPIQHFDDKVLAAMNRKGTSKDVRATIEELRKRVPGIALRTSLIVGFPGETEAAFKRLFAFVKEAEFEHLGVFPFSPEEGTPASRLKPQVPADSAAERLDRLMKAQAKVSLRKNRALIGTRHRVLIDGMEDLALMGRLSTQAPEIDGVVYLSETEAEPGEFVEVTITDAKEYDLMGEASSHAAGHSERLE; encoded by the coding sequence ATGGTGAGCTTGGGCTGCCCCAAGAACCAGGTGGATGCCGAGCAGATGCTTGGCGTGCTGGCAGACTCCGGCTTCGAAATAACCCCGGAGCAGAACGAGGCGGACATCATCGTCGTGAACACTTGCGGCTTCATCGGGTCCGCCAAGGAAGAATCCATCGAAGCGATCCTCGAGGCTGCGAAGATGAAGAAAGAGGGCAGGTGCTCGAAGGTGATCGTCGCCGGGTGCCTCGCCCAGCGGTACCGGGACGAACTGCTGAAAGAGCTGCCGGAAGCCGACGCGATCATCGGCACGGCGGAGATCGGCCGCATCGGCGAAATCTGCAGGACGACGCTCGGCGGGAGCGGACGGGTCCTGGAAGTGTCGTCGCCGGCCATGGTCTACGGCCTTCCCCGCCTGAGCACGACGCCGCGCCATTACCGCTACCTCAAGATCGCTGAAGGCTGCAGCAACCGCTGCTCCTATTGCGCCATCCCGATCATCCGGGGCAATTTCACGAGCCGCCCCTTTGTCTCCATTCTTGACGAGGCAAAAATGCTCGCCGATGACGGGGCAAAGGAGCTCGTTCTGCTTGCCCAGGATTCCACGGCCTACCGCGACGGCGAAGCCGGCCTTGCGCTGCTGCTCGAAAGTCTGACGAGGGTCCCCGGGGTAGAATGGGTGCGGCTCATGTACGCCTATCCCGGCAGGATCAGCCGCGAGCTCATGGCCGTGATGGCGGGAAATGAGAAGATCTGCAAGTATCTCGATATGCCGATCCAGCATTTCGACGATAAGGTGCTTGCAGCAATGAACCGAAAAGGGACATCAAAGGACGTCCGGGCAACGATCGAAGAGCTGCGCAAGCGCGTACCCGGGATCGCACTCCGTACGTCGCTCATCGTGGGATTCCCCGGTGAGACCGAGGCCGCGTTCAAGCGGCTGTTTGCCTTCGTGAAGGAGGCGGAGTTCGAACACCTGGGAGTCTTCCCCTTTTCGCCGGAGGAAGGTACGCCCGCAAGCAGGCTGAAGCCCCAGGTGCCGGCCGACAGCGCTGCCGAACGGCTTGACCGGTTGATGAAAGCCCAGGCGAAGGTATCGCTCAGGAAAAACCGGGCGCTCATCGGCACCCGGCACCGGGTATTGATCGACGGCATGGAGGACCTCGCGCTCATGGGCCGGCTTTCGACGCAGGCCCCGGAGATTGACGGGGTCGTGTATCTCTCGGAGACCGAGGCAGAGCCGGGAGAATTCGTGGAGGTGACGATCACGGACGCGAAAGAGTACGATCTGATGGGCGAAGCCTCGTCACATGCCGCAGGGCACTCGGAGAGACTTGAATAA
- the rpsA gene encoding 30S ribosomal protein S1, translated as MDINNHAGDAPNSEENFAEMFEQSFKKLGKLGPGQMVETVIVKISPEWIFLDLGGKGEGYLDRKELTDEAGNISVREGDTIRAYFVSSNNNEMHFTTKIGSGPGKQSQIEDAWRNHVPVEGTFAKEIKGGFEIKIGGSVRAFCPFSQSGIRRGENQADYIGRSFPFMIMEYSEDGRNIVLSRRPILEEEKRSRTEALRAELKEGMKVKGKVTSIQTFGAFIDIGGIEGLLPISEISYSRTEKVSDILSNGQDVEVILKKLDWENNRFSFSLKDTLPDPWDQVVEAYPAGSYHSGKVARLAPFGAFVTLKEGVDGLVHISKLGAGRKINHPREVLKEGQEVEVKIEAVDRAARKLSLSLAEISRAAEEEAETIREFRQKESSAPQAMGSLGEMLKAKMDQKKN; from the coding sequence ATGGATATCAACAATCACGCAGGAGATGCACCGAACAGTGAAGAGAACTTCGCCGAAATGTTCGAACAAAGCTTCAAAAAGCTGGGAAAGCTCGGACCCGGCCAGATGGTCGAGACCGTGATCGTCAAGATCAGCCCGGAATGGATCTTTCTCGATCTCGGCGGCAAGGGCGAAGGTTACCTGGACCGGAAAGAGCTGACGGACGAAGCGGGAAACATCAGCGTCCGTGAAGGCGATACGATCCGCGCTTATTTCGTGTCGTCGAACAACAACGAGATGCATTTCACCACGAAGATCGGGTCCGGCCCGGGAAAGCAGAGCCAGATCGAGGACGCCTGGAGGAACCATGTCCCCGTCGAGGGAACGTTCGCGAAGGAGATCAAGGGCGGCTTCGAGATCAAGATCGGCGGCTCGGTGCGGGCCTTCTGCCCCTTCTCGCAGTCGGGCATCCGGCGCGGCGAGAACCAGGCAGACTATATCGGCAGGTCGTTCCCGTTCATGATCATGGAGTACAGCGAGGACGGCAGGAATATCGTTCTCTCACGCAGGCCGATCCTCGAGGAGGAGAAGCGGAGCAGGACGGAAGCGCTCAGGGCTGAACTCAAGGAAGGCATGAAGGTCAAAGGCAAGGTGACATCGATCCAGACGTTCGGGGCATTCATCGATATCGGCGGGATAGAAGGCCTGCTCCCGATATCCGAGATCAGCTACAGCAGAACCGAGAAGGTGAGCGATATCCTTTCGAATGGGCAGGATGTTGAAGTGATCCTCAAGAAGCTTGACTGGGAGAACAACAGGTTTTCCTTCAGCCTGAAGGACACCCTGCCGGACCCCTGGGACCAGGTCGTGGAAGCCTATCCCGCGGGCTCCTATCATTCCGGCAAGGTTGCGCGGCTCGCCCCCTTTGGCGCCTTCGTGACGCTGAAGGAAGGCGTTGACGGCCTGGTCCACATCTCAAAGCTGGGGGCGGGCAGGAAGATCAACCATCCCCGCGAGGTGCTGAAGGAAGGACAGGAAGTTGAGGTGAAGATCGAGGCCGTTGACCGCGCGGCCAGGAAGCTGTCACTCTCGCTCGCCGAGATCAGCCGCGCCGCAGAGGAGGAAGCTGAAACGATCAGGGAGTTCCGGCAGAAGGAGTCCTCTGCGCCCCAGGCCATGGGGTCGCTGGGCGAGATGCTGAAGGCCAAAATGGACCAGAAAAAGAACTAA
- a CDS encoding nuclear transport factor 2 family protein — translation MKKAVLLFLLTLVVGCGPIVRHEFHGQMVELKEQNDVIAVADRLFICTDNRDWLCVRDVFAPEVLFDMTSLAGGRPETRTPAQITDAWDQGLKSLKAIHHQAGNYQTAIKGNEADLFCYGIAFHYLPNPTNQNTRTFVGSYNFHLVKGASGWKIDRFKYNLKFIDGNKDLEGSAAKGS, via the coding sequence ATGAAGAAAGCGGTCTTACTCTTTCTGTTGACCCTTGTCGTCGGCTGCGGACCCATTGTCCGTCATGAATTTCACGGACAGATGGTCGAGCTCAAGGAGCAGAACGATGTCATTGCTGTCGCGGACAGGCTGTTCATCTGCACGGATAACCGTGACTGGCTCTGTGTGAGGGATGTCTTCGCTCCTGAAGTCCTTTTTGATATGACCTCGCTTGCCGGGGGCCGGCCCGAGACAAGGACTCCCGCCCAGATCACCGACGCATGGGACCAGGGCCTGAAGAGCCTCAAGGCGATCCATCACCAGGCGGGAAACTACCAGACCGCGATCAAAGGGAACGAGGCCGATCTGTTCTGCTACGGCATAGCCTTCCACTATCTGCCGAACCCCACGAACCAGAACACTCGAACCTTTGTAGGCAGCTACAATTTTCATCTGGTGAAAGGAGCCTCTGGCTGGAAGATAGACCGGTTCAAATACAACCTGAAGTTCATTGACGGGAACAAGGATCTGGAAGGCTCGGCAGCGAAGGGGTCGTGA
- a CDS encoding DUF1761 domain-containing protein, whose product MAHVNYLAVLVASLAGMAVGSLWYSRSLFGTLWMRIIGQDKLTKAEIDQMQKDVRPYFVVMFVVTFMGAAVLARFIVWFGPASVAGGISIGFWSWLGFEIPVIAGNALFSGKEKDLLLPLFLVQAGHHFIALMVMGAILGAWL is encoded by the coding sequence ATGGCTCATGTAAATTATCTTGCCGTGCTCGTGGCTTCTCTCGCGGGTATGGCGGTCGGATCGCTCTGGTATTCGAGAAGCCTGTTCGGAACTCTTTGGATGAGGATCATCGGCCAGGACAAATTGACGAAGGCCGAGATCGATCAGATGCAGAAGGATGTGCGTCCCTATTTCGTGGTTATGTTCGTGGTAACCTTCATGGGCGCTGCTGTGCTGGCGCGGTTCATCGTGTGGTTCGGCCCGGCCAGCGTGGCGGGAGGTATTTCGATAGGCTTCTGGAGCTGGCTGGGGTTTGAGATCCCGGTCATCGCCGGCAACGCGCTTTTCAGCGGCAAAGAGAAAGATCTCCTCCTGCCGCTGTTCCTGGTACAGGCAGGGCACCACTTCATCGCACTGATGGTGATGGGAGCGATTCTCGGTGCGTGGTTGTAA
- a CDS encoding SRPBCC domain-containing protein, which yields MPNTIQQTVVLPAPPEKLYDMYMSRKIHAEIIGQPVIISRTADSSFRAFGGMIIGRTLQAVPKHLIVQSWRSRDWKQEDLDSTLIISFWPDKDGGRIELTHVNVPEHDYEGVNLGWEKYYWKPWREYLGAKEGGSRIRKAA from the coding sequence ATGCCGAATACAATTCAGCAAACAGTCGTGCTTCCCGCACCGCCTGAGAAGCTCTATGACATGTATATGAGTCGGAAAATCCACGCTGAGATCATCGGGCAGCCCGTGATCATAAGCCGCACCGCCGATTCTTCGTTCCGCGCGTTCGGAGGAATGATCATCGGTAGGACGCTGCAGGCGGTTCCCAAGCATCTCATCGTCCAGTCCTGGAGGTCCAGAGACTGGAAGCAGGAAGACCTCGACTCCACGCTGATCATCAGCTTCTGGCCTGACAAGGACGGCGGCAGGATCGAACTGACCCACGTGAATGTTCCCGAGCACGACTACGAGGGAGTGAATCTGGGATGGGAAAAGTATTACTGGAAGCCCTGGCGCGAATACTTGGGTGCAAAAGAAGGGGGTTCCAGGATACGCAAAGCTGCCTAG
- a CDS encoding DUF192 domain-containing protein has translation MIAAFIILLFAVLLRRTPRIKVDGTTGKLVALLATAVVTLTPAVGADKAYGTEQGAYVAGGLSGDRPVRQLTVTAIPRGKSGGGRTFSVVLVCDTSRMRSKGLQGFRPLKPEEAALFVFDRPEAVTFWMGSVTFPIDIIFVSSEHAVVSVYAGCRPGSRDHYPSTASVKWVIETAAGSGIAVGDRVRIE, from the coding sequence GTGATCGCCGCGTTTATAATCTTGCTGTTCGCCGTCCTGCTCAGGCGGACCCCTCGGATCAAGGTCGACGGGACCACCGGAAAACTGGTCGCTCTCCTGGCCACAGCGGTTGTCACGCTGACGCCCGCTGTGGGAGCGGACAAGGCGTACGGGACCGAGCAAGGCGCATATGTTGCCGGAGGTCTGAGCGGAGACAGGCCGGTGCGGCAACTGACCGTGACGGCAATCCCCCGCGGGAAATCCGGGGGCGGCCGAACATTTTCCGTTGTTCTGGTCTGTGATACCTCCCGGATGAGGTCAAAGGGACTGCAGGGATTCCGTCCGCTTAAACCGGAAGAAGCAGCCCTGTTCGTGTTTGACCGGCCGGAGGCGGTGACGTTCTGGATGGGCAGCGTTACCTTCCCGATTGACATCATCTTCGTTTCTTCCGAACATGCTGTTGTTAGCGTCTACGCCGGCTGCAGACCGGGCAGCCGGGACCATTATCCTTCGACCGCGTCCGTGAAATGGGTGATCGAGACCGCAGCCGGCTCCGGCATCGCGGTGGGGGACCGGGTACGCATAGAATAG
- a CDS encoding acyltransferase family protein — MKKLTYLESLRGLAALAVVFNHLAIAFYPALFFGPSAPSHTGRALEAAISGTPLNLLYNGAFSVSIFFVLSGFVLSYGFFRDRSATVALLPLAVPLSRGVPRHVPGDHAGHHGRIVRHVHFHR; from the coding sequence GTGAAGAAATTGACCTACTTGGAGAGTCTCCGGGGGCTGGCGGCGCTTGCGGTCGTGTTCAACCATCTTGCGATCGCATTCTATCCGGCCCTGTTCTTCGGGCCGTCCGCGCCGAGCCACACGGGCCGGGCTCTTGAGGCCGCCATTTCAGGAACTCCGCTGAACCTGCTGTACAACGGCGCCTTCTCGGTTTCGATCTTCTTTGTCCTGAGCGGGTTCGTGCTGAGCTATGGCTTCTTCCGGGACCGCTCCGCCACCGTCGCACTCCTCCCGCTGGCGGTGCCCTTATCACGCGGCGTTCCTCGTCACGTTCCTGGTGACCATGCCGGTCATCATGGTCGCATCGTTCGGCACGTACACTTTCATCGATGA